Genomic window (Penaeus vannamei isolate JL-2024 chromosome 7, ASM4276789v1, whole genome shotgun sequence):
ACTTCCTGAGGTATCCCTAGTTACCCTATCCTACAACTGGATAATGAGATCGAGAGATGAGAACGATGATgaagtgtgtggatatatatatacaggatgatATGAATATAGCCTTCTTAAGCCTAAGAGTAGCGTGGGGGTTTCGTGCCAGCCTCTCTGCCTTTAGAGAGAAGTGACAGTGTTTGGAGGACGACAGGCCGGGAGCGTCGAGATCGCCCTCGGGCCTTCGCCGGGCTCGCCGACGTCGCTGGAGGAGGCCACGCGGCGCACTCGGACGGGCGCCGAGGGGTCCTCCTGCGACGGGGAGGAGGTGTCCTCGACGTCGAGCGGAGAGTAGCCGTAGCAGCTCACACTCATGCTGCTTCCGACCAGCTTGCTGAGGAGGCCTGCCCGCGCCTGGCCCTTGAGCACGTCGTTGAGCGAGGTCGTGCTGAGCTTCAGGAGGTCGAGGGACTTGTTCTTGGCCTCTCGGTCCGCCTCCTCTTCGGTCTCGGCCGAAGTGGAGTAGTCGAGGATGATGGCCGAGTCGGGGGTGATGTCGGGCTGGGGGGCGGGCTGGGAGGGCCGCGCGGGGgtggagtgggcggggagggcgTGCGCGAGATGGGCGTGAGATGTCAGAGGTAGAGTAAGCGTCGTCTGGTTCCGGAAGGAGCGGGAGGCGTTGGAGAGGGAGCCCTGGTTCACGCCGTCGTTCGAGGACGAGACGTCGGTCAGGTAGTCCACGTGAATCTCCGACAGGGATGAGCAAGTGCTGGGTTCCATGACGCCGCTGAGGGCGTCGGCTGCGGGTGGCTTGCACTCGCGGGCGTCCTCGTACAGGTGGTGGTGGCCTGCGTGCACTCCAGCCAGCTGGTCGCGGCGTGAGCTGACCCTCAGCAGCTGGTCGCGGGGGGACACGGCGTGGGGCGTCGAGTACATGTTGCTCCCGGAGGAGACGATGGAGTTGTTGTAGTAGGACGCCACCTCGAACTCCTCCATGCCGCGGACGTCGTACCTGCTGGCCGAAGACACGGGGGTCCTCGGGCCCTTGGGGAACTCGGGGGTCTTGGCCCGCCCGCGCAGGAGGTGGGCGCGCTTGGCCTTGGGGGCGCGCACGGTCTGGGCGCGCATGGCGTGCATGCTGGGGCCGTGCTCGGGGGACGACATGGTGACGGTGGGCGTGCAGTAGTACCTGCTGTTGGGGAGCGTCTGGGTGTTGTAGGCGTGCATGGTGGAGTACGAGGGCGGGGACGTGAGCCGGTGCACGTTGAGGGACGACTGGTTGTACACGTCGTCCATGGCCTGCTCGGGGTCGACCTGCGTGCGGAAGCGGACGAAGCCGCTGTCGTTGACCAGCATGGACGAAGGGCGGAAGCTGGCCGAGGACTGGCTGCGGTCGCGGTTCCACAGGAGCTGGAAGTCGGAGGTCACGGAGTCCACGGCGGACGCCTTGTTGTTGACGGCGGTGGCAGGGGGGGGCCCGCGGGGGGTCGTGCACGTCCACTCCAGGGGGACGCGCTTGATTGACAGGGTGTCGTCCATGACCGCCTTGCCGGGGTGGAGGGTGAAGCTGCCCAGGATCTGGCGCTTCTCGGTCTGCGCGGGGAACACGTTGGCGTTGCGGCCGCCCTTCAGGCTCTTGCCCTCGCGCCCGCAGCTGGTCAGCACGGAGAAGATGGTGTTGTCCTGGTTGGGGTGCGACTGCCGCCCGTAGGTCAGGAAGATGGTTGCTGCCACGACGGCCACGCCCACGACCAGTTCGAATCCGCGGGCGAGGCTGACCCTCCCCCACCACGCCCACACGTGGTTGGTGGGCGACAGGGGCGCCAGCATGACGTACAGGTGCAGCACCGCCAGCATGATCTGGGCGAAGCTAGCGGCCAGGGTCAGGAGCGCGGCGCGGTTGAGCACGGGGCGCGCGTGCCCGGAGGCCGCCGCGCCCTCCTGCGGCGCCCGGTTGAACCTGCCCAGGAGCTGGCCGTTGCGGCGCCCCGTGGTGCACTCCACCCGCCACACCGCCCACAGGCCGCCCGCGCCCACGGCGCCGCCCCACGTGGCAGTGACGGCTCTCGCCACCACCCTCAGGGGGAAGGCGCTGTGGTCGAGCACATGGGCCGCGAGGTGCGCCGCCAGGGATAGGGCGAGGTGGGCGGCGGTGAGCAGGGCCAGGGCCAGGGGCGCGTGGGCGCAGCGCGGGAAGAGGCGTGAGCACCTACCGGAGCGGAAGAGGGCCAGCACGAGGATGGCCAGCGCCCCCGTGAGGCTGGGCCAGCTGGCCTCCTCCACGGCGGCGGACACGGCCTCCGGAAGGCGCTGCTCGATGCCGTAGGGGTCGTGGAACAGGTGCAGGCAGCGCAGGATGGCCGCCAGGAAGACCAGCGTGTGGATGACCAGGTAGTGCGAGCGCGGGAGCAGGTGCGTGGCGGCGGAGAGGCGCGCCAGACAGCACAGGGAGGCGGCGGCGACGAGGGCGAAGATGCCGGcggacacgtacacatgcacccACCAGGCGGCGCCCAGGGACCACCGCACGCCCGACATGGGGTACATCATGACGGTGCTCTTGCCGCTGGGCCCCTGCGCCCCCGTCGGCagcacggcctcctcctccctcgtgagCACGAACGTGTCCTCCACCGTCTCCTCGAGCGAGCCGCCGTTGCCGAAGGCCGTGTCCTCGTGCAGCACGTAGGACACCGTCTCGCTGTCCCTGGCGGCGGCGTTGCCCGGCGCGGCGGTGGCAGAGGCCCTCGTGCTGCCCTGCGTCGGCACGAACTCGAGGCTCCCGTCCTCGGACTTGCGCCTCTCGGCCTCCACCCTGAAGGGGTTGCGGTAgcctttggtggtggtggagggcgtcgtggtggtcgtggtggtggtcgtcgtggtggaggtggtggtgggggctgccgtggtggtggtgggggcggaGGATGACATGGAGATGATGCCGGTGGCGGTGGAGTTGGGGTCCTGGGTGGGGGCGCCGTACGCGACGCCCCTGAAGATGGCGGCGATCTCGCTCTCCCGCGTGGACGCACTCCGCCGCGGCAGGAGAGGCCGGTCGCCGAGCTTCCCCAGGACGCTTGTGGAGGTGAGCATGCTGGCCCTCGGCCTCAGGGGGGACAAGGCTGACGAGACCAGGCTGAACTGCCCGCTGACGCCTGACACCAGGCAGCAGGACACTGTCAGCATGGCCGCCCAGCAGAaccgtgagcgtgtgtgtgggaatgAAGACATCTTGAGTGGTAAAGGCGAGGGTGTCAACACACGCTAACGAGATACTTCAGCattggaggttgtggtggtacctgagggagagaaagaccagCCATTAGCGCAAAGAACACAAATCGTAAATCCGTACAACACAATAGCAAAGCCTGAAGATATTTTCTACACATTCAGTTCCCCCTTTTCTACGCGGATTTCGACGGCGTCCTCCCAAAACAACCACAGAGTCAAAAGTAATATGAAAACTACATTTCTCCCTCTAGACTACAATTTCCCAGCAAAAAGGACGAGCGATATGcgcagttgagagagagagaaggatgatttCAAACGTTAACTCGagcccagtccccccccccccccccccccgagaacagactatgaaaaaaaaaaatgtattcgaaAGTGCTGGGAAGACCCGACTGACCAGTGAAAAAAGTATTCAGTTTCAGACCTGAAGACCTAAAACTCGAAAACACGACCAGGCCACAGGAATCTGCTCTCTGGTCTACTTTTGAAAACATGTGAGACGTGTCCGTTTACTTGATGCGTCTTTTTCGATAATGGAAGGCAAATTTAGCACGTTTATACACTTGATGGACGGCTGTTAATATACCTACGTGCATATTTACGACTGTTTTATATTAAGAACGCACATTcgcatatgtacacgtatatatgatTTTGACGGacacagacacgtatacacacacacgatagtgatatatatatatatatatatatatatatatatatatatatatatatatatatatatatatatatatatatatacatacatacatatacatacatagacatacatacatatattcatacatatatatatcgtcagtGCGTAGGTATTGCTATTTTACTCTAGAAGTACATGTACACTCAAGACAACTAGACAACCAAAATCAATGTTCAAAAAGAAGTTTTATGAATTAACGAAACACTACACCGAATCCAACGTCCTTTGACAGGAAATTCTAGCGTTCGAATAACTTTGCAGGGAACGCGACGCTTTCGAACCACAGTTTAGAACACAGACAACAGGAAACTACTAGTATTACAATAGTTCGCATTGTAGGCCTATGCAAAGTTCCATCAAGTTCTTGGAGTGAAAATGAAATACTATTTTGGAGTTTCTAGAAAGGTTTAGGATTATTTTCTCGACGAAGCGACACGcgttctcatctcccttccttttcgaTAGTCAGTATACTTAGTATTTTCTCACAAATCGACACCAAAACCGTAAGTACACtccccagaaacacacacaaagtagAGAAGACACCAACCTAATGCAGTTTTCAAAAAAGTTCACAATCTCATGTCCGCTAAAATCTCCAGCGTGTCACAGAAAATATTCCTTGTTGGAGATCAACTCGCGATCCGGCCTATAGTTCCTCTCGATCTCACAGACAGCGGAAAACTGAGGGAAAACGCGAATTGACCCCGAATAACTTCAGCGGTGATCTGCCGGCGCCCGCGGGAAACGTTTTTGTACCATGCGTTGTCCGCGAGCAGGTCGACGCTCCGCTGGCGGCCGTAcgactatccctccctcttcccccctttttttttggttgttcatttcttcctttcctgtccTAACCGTTTCACCTTTTCTTCCATCCACACCGCTCTCATTTTTGGCTCTTGTAGTAGTAAGAATAATCTCTTACATTTACTATACTGAAGAATGAATTATTTTCGAAGCATGTTATATGAATGGTGGGATTTTTTCACCCTCGCTACACACGCGACTTTATAAACAAACGTGTATTGTTATGAATGAATCTCGCACTCATGTTACATACAGATGACGCGCCGAAGGGAGGGgaacaaaggaaggagggaggaagagagagagagagagagagagagagagagagagagagagagagagagagagagagagagagagagagagagagagagagagagagagagagagagaaagggagaaggataaagggataaaaggagagagagagagagagagagacaggaagagagggagagagagagagagagacaggaagagagggagagagagagagagagagagagagagagagagagaaacaccctaGTGAGTAgagaagaagggacagaaacGGAACATATTCCAAACAAAATCGTTATCCTCAACGctctcagagaaaaaaaaaatagagttggCAGTTATTGAAGTTAATATCACCGTGGAAGTTGGCTTGCTTCGCCACAACAAATAAGTCGCGACCaacggagggaaaaagagagtttGAACCGAGTCGGGACCGCGTTTTGTTGCCGTAAATCTACGACAAATGTTTCTCTAAGTCGTGTCGCGTCGGATTTTAAGATTCCCGCAGTCTCCCGGAGCTCAGCCATTATTGGTTGAGTTACCTTATGCGCTCGAAGGCGGAGTGTGCTTTGGCAGGAAGGTCGAAATCTGCTTAATTAATTCCCtcgcttattttctctctctctctctccttacatgcTTGGTGTTTCGGGTAGGATTCTTCTGCCTACGAGAGGAAGCGTCGTTTATATTCAAATTCTTGTATTGTTCATgtccatgtatttatgtattgtttacattcgccttcttttattttccatttccttgaatgtatttattgtttatccatatatctatttattgtttacaTTAGCCTTCTTGTATTTTACATttctataaatttatttattgtttatccata
Coding sequences:
- the LOC113828219 gene encoding uncharacterized protein, with amino-acid sequence MSSFPHTRSRFCWAAMLTVSCCLVSGVSGQFSLVSSALSPLRPRASMLTSTSVLGKLGDRPLLPRRSASTRESEIAAIFRGVAYGAPTQDPNSTATGIISMSSSAPTTTTAAPTTTSTTTTTTTTTTTPSTTTKGYRNPFRVEAERRKSEDGSLEFVPTQGSTRASATAAPGNAAARDSETVSYVLHEDTAFGNGGSLEETVEDTFVLTREEEAVLPTGAQGPSGKSTVMMYPMSGVRWSLGAAWWVHVYVSAGIFALVAAASLCCLARLSAATHLLPRSHYLVIHTLVFLAAILRCLHLFHDPYGIEQRLPEAVSAAVEEASWPSLTGALAILVLALFRSGRCSRLFPRCAHAPLALALLTAAHLALSLAAHLAAHVLDHSAFPLRVVARAVTATWGGAVGAGGLWAVWRVECTTGRRNGQLLGRFNRAPQEGAAASGHARPVLNRAALLTLAASFAQIMLAVLHLYVMLAPLSPTNHVWAWWGRVSLARGFELVVGVAVVAATIFLTYGRQSHPNQDNTIFSVLTSCGREGKSLKGGRNANVFPAQTEKRQILGSFTLHPGKAVMDDTLSIKRVPLEWTCTTPRGPPPATAVNNKASAVDSVTSDFQLLWNRDRSQSSASFRPSSMLVNDSGFVRFRTQVDPEQAMDDVYNQSSLNVHRLTSPPSYSTMHAYNTQTLPNSRYYCTPTVTMSSPEHGPSMHAMRAQTVRAPKAKRAHLLRGRAKTPEFPKGPRTPVSSASRYDVRGMEEFEVASYYNNSIVSSGSNMYSTPHAVSPRDQLLRVSSRRDQLAGVHAGHHHLYEDARECKPPAADALSGVMEPSTCSSLSEIHVDYLTDVSSSNDGVNQGSLSNASRSFRNQTTLTLPLTSHAHLAHALPAHSTPARPSQPAPQPDITPDSAIILDYSTSAETEEEADREAKNKSLDLLKLSTTSLNDVLKGQARAGLLSKLVGSSMSVSCYGYSPLDVEDTSSPSQEDPSAPVRVRRVASSSDVGEPGEGPRAISTLPACRPPNTVTSL